One Methanobrevibacter sp. genomic window carries:
- the rpsJ gene encoding 30S ribosomal protein S10, with product MNQARIKLTGTDPEKLAYVCDQLKKIAERTGVDLSGPIPLPTKKLVVPTRKSPDGEGKASWEKWELRIHKRLIGIGADERAMRQVMKINVPDNVSIEIELKG from the coding sequence ATGAATCAAGCAAGAATTAAGCTTACTGGAACAGACCCGGAAAAATTAGCATATGTTTGCGATCAACTTAAAAAAATTGCTGAAAGAACCGGTGTCGACTTATCTGGTCCTATTCCATTACCTACTAAAAAATTAGTGGTACCTACAAGAAAATCTCCTGACGGAGAAGGTAAAGCTTCTTGGGAAAAATGGGAACTCAGAATTCATAAACGTTTAATCGGTATCGGGGCTGATGAACGTGCTATGAGACAAGTTATGAAAATTAATGTTCCTGATAATGTAAGTATTGAAATCGAACTTAAAGGATAG
- the tuf gene encoding translation elongation factor EF-1 subunit alpha has translation MAKEKEHLNLAFIGHVDHGKSTLVGHLLLKAGAIAEQQLDDGENKFRFVMDKLGEERERGVTIDLAHQKFSTKKYDYTVVDCPGHRDFVKNMITGASQADAGVLVVAADDGVMPQTKEHVFLSRTLGINQLIVAINKIDLVDYSEDKFNELKEEVSNLIKTVGFNPADVPFIPLSAFEGDNIKESSENTSWYKGDSLMDALDKLTPPEKPTSLPLRIPIQDVYSITGVGTVPVGRVETGVMKKGENVVFEPAGASGEVKSIEMHHEVFDIAEPGDNIGFNVRGVGKNDIRRGDVAGHTDNAPTVAKEFDAQVVVLQHPGVITVGYTPVFHCHTSQVACTFLELSKKLNPATGAVDEENPDFLKTGNAAIVKIKPTKPMCLENAKEIPQMGRFAIRDMGQTVAAGLCLNVTPAK, from the coding sequence ATGGCAAAAGAAAAAGAACATCTTAACTTAGCATTTATTGGACACGTTGACCACGGAAAATCCACTTTAGTTGGACACTTATTATTAAAAGCTGGTGCAATCGCTGAACAACAATTAGACGACGGAGAAAACAAATTCAGATTTGTTATGGACAAATTAGGAGAAGAAAGAGAAAGAGGAGTAACCATTGACTTAGCTCACCAAAAATTCTCCACCAAAAAATACGACTACACTGTTGTAGACTGTCCTGGACACAGAGACTTCGTTAAAAACATGATTACCGGTGCTTCCCAAGCTGACGCTGGTGTTTTAGTTGTTGCTGCAGACGACGGTGTAATGCCACAAACTAAAGAACACGTTTTCTTATCCAGAACTTTAGGTATTAATCAATTGATTGTTGCTATTAACAAAATTGATTTAGTAGATTACTCTGAAGACAAATTCAACGAATTAAAAGAAGAAGTATCTAACTTAATTAAAACTGTAGGATTCAACCCAGCAGATGTACCTTTCATCCCATTATCTGCATTTGAAGGTGACAACATTAAAGAATCTAGTGAAAACACCTCCTGGTACAAAGGAGACTCTTTAATGGATGCTTTAGACAAGTTAACTCCACCTGAAAAACCTACTAGCTTACCTTTAAGGATCCCTATCCAAGATGTTTACTCCATCACTGGTGTAGGAACCGTACCTGTAGGAAGAGTTGAAACTGGTGTAATGAAAAAAGGTGAAAACGTTGTCTTTGAACCTGCTGGAGCTTCCGGAGAAGTTAAATCTATCGAAATGCACCACGAAGTATTCGACATCGCTGAACCTGGTGACAACATCGGATTCAACGTAAGAGGTGTAGGTAAAAACGATATCAGAAGAGGAGATGTAGCAGGACACACTGACAACGCTCCTACTGTAGCTAAAGAATTCGATGCACAAGTTGTTGTTTTACAACACCCTGGTGTTATTACCGTTGGATACACTCCTGTATTCCACTGTCACACTTCTCAAGTTGCATGTACTTTCTTAGAATTATCTAAAAAATTAAACCCTGCTACTGGTGCTGTTGACGAAGAAAACCCTGACTTCTTAAAAACTGGTAACGCAGCTATTGTTAAAATTAAACCTACAAAACCAATGTGTCTTGAAAACGCAAAAGAAATCCCACAAATGGGTAGATTTGCTATTAGAGATATGGGTCAAACTGTTGCTGCTGGATTATGTCTTAATGTTACCCCAGCAAAATAA